A single genomic interval of Vicia villosa cultivar HV-30 ecotype Madison, WI unplaced genomic scaffold, Vvil1.0 ctg.002489F_1_1, whole genome shotgun sequence harbors:
- the LOC131638950 gene encoding uncharacterized protein LOC131638950, giving the protein MSERRLNINAPLMSVRRNSATSPSLTESKKKILEKRNTLASYKSEMALDQVTEPVAVPFNWEHIPGRCKGGNTGSEVLQIPPKNAKIAPIPRLPPGKSVKSGNQKDSVVEKNFVSPNKSKSFSGNLVKLDCDREREAEKRIESRRYHVKEKENDYDDNAYSDAVETLSHLTESFSVNCSVSGVSGLDHDNLDSKRFGTFSTDQQTRDFMMNRFLPAAKAMTLQPSQYSSKKQSVLVEQQPRDVNKLIQNAKKPLVTDIVPYTGIRQEEESEDEDVDEGDVYDNDDSDNVLSKGCGLISNLQLRNSLSMLNPAAGMKMKNQVALPSSACEVVKPNKRSHIRSFSPIPAVKKAWEAIHRNKSSAATATSPDMQERKTRRSSESNRFAYSGELLPGRLSPFRRSRAAAAGISPCRTKPQSPFRGTKLPGDSNENNNSGNLKFHSTGLGKFQGVPNQGAKRGSYSGSLAIEKTLYIDNSSTVKLSSSNLSYADNKRRIDAMTADFDKRREKERNSSIETSQDTKHEAEKVTLDYEVLSSLGGNSTTLSGMLHHIAKEYESEVLTTDQYINHERVSVQPVQRTFDEDSTNSNKQIVLANSPLPPPLPKSPSESWLWRALPINSLKNSFLHSNQGTKSHAKRNDSNAASSNVKWETIVKTSNLHHDHIRYSQELPSRKSHHSKS; this is encoded by the exons ATGTCTGAGAGGAGATTGAACATCAATGCTCCTCTGATGTCTGTGAGGCGAAATTCGGCTACATCACCGTCGTTAACAGAATCAAAGAAGAAGATATTAGAGAAACGAAACACGCTTGCGAGTTATAAGTCCGAAATGGCATTGGATCAGGTTACTGAACCTGTTGCAGTGCCTTTCAATTGGGAGCATATACCTGGAAGATGCAAAGGTGGTAATACTGGATCTGAAGTACTTCAAATTCCTCCTAAGAACGCTAAAATCGCGCCAATTCCTCGGCTTCCGCCTGGAAAATCTGTCAAATCAGGTAATCAAAAGGATTCTGTTGTTGAGAAGAATTTTGTTTCCCCGAATAAATCGAAGTCTTTTAGCGGAAATTTGGTTAAACTAGACTGTGATAGAGAAAGAGAAGCCGAGAAAAGAATCGAGAGTAGAAGATATCATGTTAAGGAGAAGGAGAATGACTACGATGACAACGCCTATTCGGACGCGGTGGAAACGCTGTCGCATTTAACAGAATCATTCTCTGTGAACTGCAGTGTGAGTGGTGTAAGTGGATTGGATCATGATAATTTGGATTCGAAGAGGTTTGGAACATTTTCTACTGATCAACAAACAAGAGACTTCATGATGAACCGATTCTTGCCAGCCGCGAAGGCTATGACATTACAACCTTCTCAATACTCTTCAAAAAAGCAATCTGTACTAGTTGAACAACAGCCTCGAGATGTTAACAAATTGATTCAGAATGCGAAGAAGCCGTTGGTGACTGATATTGTACCGTATACTGGTATACGTCAAGAGGAAGAAAGTGAAGATGAAGATGTAGATGAAGGTGATGTTTATGATAATGATGATTCTGATAATGTATTGAGTAAAGGATGTGGTTTGATATCGAATTTACAGCTTAGAAATTCGTTGTCGATGTTAAATCCTGCGGCTGGCATGAAAATGAAGAATCAAGTTGCCTTGCCTTCTTCTGCTTGTGAGGTTGTGAAACCTAACAAAAGATCGCATATTCGATCTTTTAGTCCAATTCCAGCTGTGAAAAAG GCTTGGGAAGCAATTCACAGAAACAAGTCAAGCGCTGCAACTGCGACATCGCCTGATATGCAAGAAAGAAAGACGAGAAGGAGCAGTGAATCAAACAGGTTTGCTTATTCAGGTGAGTTGCTTCCAGGAAGGCTCTCTCCGTTCCGTCGTTCACGAGCAGCTGCAGCAGGCATATCTCCTTGTAGAACTAAACCTCAATCTCCCTTTCGCGGCACAAAGTTGCCCGGTGATTCTAATGAAAACAATAATTCTGGCAATTTGAAATTCCACAGCACAGGActaggaaagtttcaaggagttcCAAACCAAGGAGCGAAAAGAGGTTCATATTCGGGAAGTTTGGCAATCGAAAAAACATTGTACATAGATAATTCGAGTACTGTCAAACTATCGTCTTCAAATTTAAGTTACGCAGATAACAAAAGGAGGATCGATGCTATGACTGCAGATTTCGacaaaagaagagagaaagaaagaaattctagcaTAGAAACTTCTCAAGATACAAAACATGAAGCTGAAAAAGTCACATTGGACTATGAAGTGTTAAGTTCTTTAGGTGGAAATTCTACAACTTTGTCTGGAATGCTACATCATATAGCGAAAGAATATGAATCCGAAGTATTGACAACTGATCAATATATTAACCACGAACGCGTGTCAGTGCAACCTGTGCAACGGACATTTGATGAAGATTCAACCAACAGCAACAAGCAAATTGTGTTAGCTAATTCTCCTCTTCCACCACCATTACCAAAATCACCTTCTGAGTCTTGGCTTTGGCGCGCGTTGCCTATAAATTCGCTTAAGAATTCTTTCCTGCATTCAAATCAAGGCACAAAATCTCATGCTAAAAGAAATGATTCCA